In a single window of the Rhodamnia argentea isolate NSW1041297 chromosome 2, ASM2092103v1, whole genome shotgun sequence genome:
- the LOC115755051 gene encoding ATP-dependent zinc metalloprotease FTSH, chloroplastic — protein sequence MSAAPNPLLSSSFYGDRVLLCPPTPKTTKSSLNSQIFRRKFRATQSVLNSDVPNLARLKSAQSKATLAALLFASSIVPQAGAADAPNLPTPPPVVEAQPTKPSPSDASPFAQNLLLTAPKPQASALSDLPEGSQWRYSEFLNAVKKGKVERVRFSKDGSALQLTAVDGRRAAVIVPNDPDLIDILAMNGVDISVSEGDSGNGLFAFIGNLLFPFLAFAGLFFLFRRAQGGPGGPGGLGGPMDFGRSKSKFQEVPETGVTFADVAGADQAKLELQEVVDFLKNPDKYTALGAKIPKGCLLVGPPGTGKTLLARAVAGEAGVPFFSCAASEFVELFVGVGASRVRDLFEKAKSKAPCIVFIDEIDAVGRQRGAGLGGGNDEREQTINQLLTEMDGFSGNSGVIVLAATNRPDVLDSALLRPGRFDRQVTVDRPDVAGRVKILQVHSRGKALAKDVDFEKIARRTPGFTGADLQNLMNEAAILAARRDLKEISKDEISDALERIIAGPEKKNAVVSEEKKKLVAYHEAGHALVGALMPEYDPVAKISIIPRGQAGGLTFFAPSEERLESGLYCRSYLENQMAVALGGRVAEEVIFGTENVTTGASNDFMQVSRVARQMVERFGFSKKIGQVAIGGPGGNPFLGQQMSTQKDYSMATADVVDAEVRELVDRAYTRAKQIITTHVDILHKLAQLLIEKETVDGEEFMSLFIDGKAELFVS from the exons ATGTCTGCGGCTCCAAATCCATTGCTTTCTTCGAGTTTCTATGGCGACAGAGTCTTGCTCTGTCCTCCTACTCCTAAAACCACGAAATCGTCCCTTAACTCGCAAATTTTCAGGAGAAAGTTCCGGGCGACCCAATCCGTCTTGAATAGCGATGTGCCCAATTTGGCGCGGTTGAAGTCCGCGCAATCCAAGGCGACTCTGGCCGCTCTTCTCTTCGCTTCTTCGATAGTCCCACAGGCCGGAGCCGCCGATGCTCCTAATCTGCCAACTCCTCCGCCGGTAGTGGAAGCGCAACCCACGAAGCCGAGCCCCTCTGATGCGTCGCCGTTCGCGCAGAACCTGCTTCTGACGGCCCCGAAGCCTCAGGCCTCTGCTTTGTCGGACCTTCCGGAGGGAAGTCAGTGGCGGTACAGCGAGTTCTTGAACGCGGTGAAGAAGGGGAAAGTGGAGAGGGTGAGGTTTAGCAAGGACGGCTCTGCCCTCCAGCTCACCGCCGTCGACGGCCGACGGGCCGCCGTGATTGTCCCCAACGACCCGGACCTCATCGACATCTTGGCGATGAATGGGGTCGACATTTCGGTCTCCGAGGGAGATTCAGGTAATGGGTTGTTTGCCTTCATTGGGAAtttgctctttcctttccttgCTTTCGCTGGACTGTTCTTCCTGTTCCGCCGAGCTCAGGGCGGTCCAGGCGGGCCTGGCGGGCTCGGTGGCCCCATGGATTTTGGGAGGTCCAAGTCCAAGTTCCAGGAAGTGCCGGAGACTGGTGTTACGTTTGCTGATGTAGCTGGGGCTGATCAAGCCAAATTGGAATTGCAAGAGGTGGTTGATTTCTTGAAGAACCCTGATAAGTACACAGCTTTGGGGGCTAAAATCCCCAAAGGTTGTCTTCTTGTCGGCCCTCCTGGAACCGGGAAGACCCTTTTGGCAAGGGCGGTGGCTGGTGAAGCTGGTGTGCCGTTCTTCTCATGTGCCGCATCCGAGTTTGTGGAGTTGTTTGTGGGTGTCGGTGCTTCGAGAGTTAGGGACTTGTTTGAGAAGGCGAAGTCCAAAGCGCCTTGCATTGTGTTCATTGATGAGATTGATGCGGTGGGGAGGCAGAGAGGAGCTGGTCTTGGAGGAGGGAATGATGAGAGAGAGCAAACTATCAATCAGCTATTGACTGAGATGGATGGTTTCTCGGGGAATTCAGGTGTCATAGTATTGGCAGCTACGAACAGGCCAGATGTTCTTGATTCAGCTTTGTTGAGACCTGGGAGGTTTGATCGACAGGTTACCGTGGACAGGCCTGATGTTGCTGGACGAGTAAAGATCCTTCAG GTGCATTCTCGAGGAAAGGCACTTGCAAAGGATGTTGACTTTGAAAAGATTGCGAGGAGAACTCCGGGTTTCACTGGGGCTGATTTGCAGAATCTGATGAATGAAGCAGCCATTCTTGCAGCAAGGCGCGACCTCAAAGAAATCAGCAAAGATGAAATATCCGATGCTCTGGAGAGAATTATAGCTggaccagaaaagaaaaatgctgtTGTctcagaagaaaagaagaagttgGTTGCTTATCATG AGGCTGGGCATGCTTTAGTTGGTGCGCTGATGCCTGAATATGACCCTGTGGCCAAGATATCCATCATACCCCGTGGCCAAGCTGGAGGTCTTACCTTTTTTGCTCCAAGTGAAGAGAGACTCGAGTCTGGGCTGTACTGTAGAAGCTACCTCGAGAATCAGATGGCTGTTGCACTCGGTGGAAG GGTTGCTGAGGAGGTGATTTTTGGAACAGAGAATGTTACAACAGGAGCTTCCAACGACTTCATGCAAGTTTCTCGGGTGGCGAGGCAGATGGTTGAGAGGTTTGGCTTTAGCAAAAAGATCGGGCAAGTAGCCATCGGTGGACCTGGTGGAAATCCCTTCTTGGGTCAGCAG ATGTCTACCCAGAAAGATTATTCGATGGCAACTGCAGATGTGGTAGATGCAGAGGTTAGGGAATTAGTAGACAGGGCTTATACGAGAGCAAAACAGATCATTACCACCCATGTCGACATTCTCCACAAGCTTGCTCAACTCCTTATAGAGAAAGAAACTGTCGACGGGGAAGAATTCATGAGCCTCTTCATCGATGGAAAAGCCGAGCTGTTTGTTTCTTAA